In Ruminococcaceae bacterium BL-4, one DNA window encodes the following:
- the miaA gene encoding tRNA dimethylallyltransferase — MSERIPVGAVVGPTASGKSRLAVALCKSLSGEVISADSMQIYRGIPIGTAQPSQREMGNIEHHLIGFLPLDQPFSVADYVKLAERTVNEVRSRGKFPMLCGGTGLYIRSFLHHIDFGQAVGDHAFRTALEERWKNGEGDLLYRELQTLDAKAAEKIHPNNEIRVIRALELLKSTGKTAKEREKESRMIPSPYDCCMIGLNFRSREILYQRINERVDQMMKQGLLEEAEKVFREAKGSTAIQAIGYKELKPYFEGTCSLPEAVDCLKQHTRNYAKRQLTWFRREEKIHWLFIEDYPDFTALCQAALHIFETNWGADKG, encoded by the coding sequence TTGTCAGAGCGAATTCCAGTTGGAGCAGTTGTAGGCCCAACTGCTTCCGGAAAGAGTCGGCTGGCGGTTGCGCTTTGTAAAAGCCTTTCCGGAGAAGTGATTTCAGCGGATTCTATGCAAATTTATCGTGGAATTCCGATTGGAACGGCACAACCTTCTCAGCGAGAAATGGGAAATATTGAGCACCATCTGATTGGATTTTTGCCGCTTGATCAGCCTTTTAGTGTGGCAGATTATGTGAAGCTGGCGGAACGAACAGTAAATGAGGTGCGAAGTAGAGGAAAATTTCCAATGTTATGCGGTGGAACAGGTCTTTATATCCGCAGCTTTTTACATCATATTGATTTTGGGCAGGCTGTGGGAGATCACGCTTTTCGTACTGCACTTGAAGAGCGCTGGAAAAACGGAGAGGGAGATCTTCTGTATCGAGAACTGCAGACACTTGATGCAAAGGCCGCGGAGAAGATTCATCCGAATAACGAGATTCGAGTGATTCGTGCACTAGAACTTTTGAAGTCTACGGGAAAAACTGCTAAGGAGCGAGAAAAAGAGTCTCGAATGATTCCGAGCCCATATGATTGCTGCATGATAGGGCTTAATTTTCGTAGCCGCGAGATCCTTTATCAGAGGATTAACGAGCGAGTGGACCAAATGATGAAGCAAGGACTTTTGGAAGAAGCCGAAAAAGTGTTTCGTGAGGCGAAAGGGTCTACTGCGATTCAGGCGATTGGCTATAAAGAATTAAAGCCTTATTTTGAAGGGACCTGTTCTTTGCCCGAAGCTGTGGATTGTTTAAAGCAGCATACCAGAAATTATGCGAAACGGCAGTTGACATGGTTTCGCCGCGAAGAAAAGATACATTGGCTTTTTATTGAAGACTATCCTGATTTTACGGCGCTTTGTCAAGCTGCGCTGCATATTTTCGAGACAAATTGGGGGGCTGACAAAGGATGA
- the miaB gene encoding enzyme for ms(2)i(6)A formation for tRNA modification (Evidence 2a : Function from experimental evidences in other organisms; PubMedId : 15175311, 18307109, 20472640, 20584901, 22720735; Product type e : enzyme), giving the protein MTEMAQQFSLQYQNLWIQQLKEIMRARTRKEMPLAMVHTYGCQQNVADSEKIEGMLQEMGFGFTKDPKEADLILFNTCAVREHAEDRVFGNVGALKNIKRLNPQLIIALCGCMMEQEHVAKRIRESFPYVDLVFGTHVIHRFPELLFHCLTDHHRIFSRGDDSEDREIMEGLPIRRDGKVKAWLTIMYGCDNFCSYCVVPYVRGRERSRTPEAVIKEFQELVQSGYKDITLLGQNVNSYGKNPDCGLNFAGLLKKLDEIPGDYRIRFMTSHPKDCTHELLDVMANGTHIAHHLHLPFQSGNDRVLKEMNRHYDRAQYLELIHYAKKVMPDLSLTSDVIVGFPGETYPEFLDTVSLIEEVGFTSLFTFIYSPRVGTRAASLPDPISAEEKSKWFQELCKKQEEIAAVHSAKKVGAVERVLVEEEEKKPGMLSGRTGGNIIVDFPGSRELCGTFQNVRVTKARNWILEGEII; this is encoded by the coding sequence TTGACGGAGATGGCACAGCAATTTTCTTTGCAGTATCAGAATTTATGGATTCAACAACTAAAAGAAATCATGAGAGCGCGGACTCGTAAAGAGATGCCGCTTGCCATGGTGCATACCTATGGCTGTCAGCAAAATGTTGCAGATAGCGAAAAAATAGAGGGTATGCTGCAAGAGATGGGCTTTGGTTTTACGAAAGACCCTAAGGAAGCTGACCTGATCCTTTTTAATACTTGTGCTGTCAGAGAACATGCGGAAGACCGTGTCTTTGGAAATGTCGGAGCTTTAAAGAATATTAAGCGCCTCAATCCTCAGCTTATCATTGCACTGTGTGGTTGTATGATGGAACAAGAACATGTTGCGAAAAGAATTCGGGAAAGTTTTCCTTATGTGGATCTTGTGTTTGGAACGCATGTGATCCATCGTTTTCCGGAATTATTGTTTCATTGCCTGACTGATCATCACCGTATCTTTTCTCGTGGAGATGACAGTGAAGATCGAGAGATTATGGAAGGACTTCCTATCAGGCGGGATGGAAAAGTAAAAGCATGGCTGACAATTATGTATGGCTGTGATAATTTCTGTTCCTATTGCGTAGTCCCATATGTTCGTGGAAGAGAACGCAGCCGAACTCCGGAAGCGGTGATAAAAGAGTTTCAGGAATTAGTCCAAAGCGGTTATAAAGATATTACGCTTTTGGGTCAGAATGTTAACTCTTATGGAAAAAATCCAGACTGCGGATTGAATTTTGCAGGCCTTTTAAAAAAGTTGGACGAGATACCGGGAGATTATCGGATTCGCTTTATGACGAGTCACCCGAAAGATTGTACCCATGAGCTTTTGGATGTAATGGCGAACGGAACACACATTGCACATCATCTTCATCTTCCGTTTCAGTCAGGAAATGATCGCGTTTTAAAGGAAATGAATCGTCATTATGATAGGGCACAGTATCTGGAGCTAATTCATTATGCAAAAAAAGTGATGCCGGATCTTTCCCTGACCAGTGATGTGATTGTCGGGTTTCCGGGGGAGACTTATCCGGAATTTTTGGATACGGTTTCTTTAATTGAGGAAGTCGGTTTTACCAGTCTTTTCACGTTTATCTATTCACCGAGAGTCGGTACACGGGCGGCTTCTCTTCCGGATCCAATTTCTGCAGAAGAAAAGAGCAAATGGTTCCAGGAGCTTTGTAAAAAGCAGGAAGAAATCGCTGCGGTGCACAGTGCGAAAAAAGTTGGTGCTGTGGAACGTGTTTTGGTAGAAGAAGAGGAAAAAAAGCCTGGAATGCTTTCGGGGAGAACGGGAGGAAATATCATTGTTGATTTTCCAGGAAGCCGGGAACTTTGTGGAACTTTCCAGAATGTGCGTGTAACGAAGGCGCGCAACTGGATTTTAGAAGGAGAAATTATTTAA
- the mutL gene encoding DNA mismatch repair protein MutL, which translates to MAKINVLDKHVAELIAAGEVVERPSSVIKELVENAVDAGASAVTVEIKNGGVTFMRVTDNGCGIAREDVSNAFLRHATSKVFSQKDLEHIGTLGFRGEALASICAVSHVELLTRTKEELAGTRYVISGGEKEACEDAGCASGTTILVRDLFYNTPARMKFLKKDVTEGNAVASIIDHEALSRPDISFRFLRDGKETLQTPGDGKLKNSIYAVYGREFTSGLIPVEYTLDRVRVWGFIGKPTASRPNRSMQNFFLNGRYVRSKTAMVSLEQAFKGSIMVGKFPTCVLHIEMDCSAVDVNVHPSKMEVRFYQEKPVFDAVYHAVKSALNVGDKPNALKFSPVQSAASQIVPPYQQTKTVEQLQISQKAAPTILQDSKQNFFSQAFLDDNRVPLQKASQESALQSSLPPNESVSFGKPQEEKINGTHSGNLVEKSPAPLVQKEKEQPQSPQQTLKLVGEAFGTYIILERGGDELLLIDKHAAHERMIYEKLRRESGEIPQQMLLQPIPVVLEKNEYAAVLDHLDMFEKAGFGLEDFGTGTVLIRSAPILLIEDAASAVMEMAGYLAQNKTDISTEKQDWLYHNVACRAAVKAGDESSPMELADLALRLEKNPDIRYCPHGRPISIVLKRKDLERQFGRIQ; encoded by the coding sequence TTGGCAAAAATCAATGTTTTAGATAAACATGTGGCAGAATTAATTGCTGCAGGAGAAGTTGTTGAACGCCCCAGCTCTGTCATTAAAGAGTTGGTGGAGAATGCAGTAGATGCAGGAGCTTCTGCAGTTACTGTGGAAATTAAAAACGGCGGAGTCACCTTTATGCGGGTTACGGATAACGGCTGTGGAATCGCACGGGAAGATGTTTCAAATGCTTTTTTGCGTCACGCTACCAGTAAGGTGTTTTCACAAAAGGATTTGGAACATATCGGAACATTAGGGTTTCGAGGAGAAGCACTTGCTTCGATTTGTGCAGTTTCCCATGTAGAATTGCTGACCAGAACAAAAGAGGAATTGGCAGGGACCCGCTATGTGATTTCCGGTGGGGAAAAAGAAGCCTGCGAAGATGCCGGATGTGCTTCTGGAACGACGATTTTAGTGCGGGATCTTTTTTATAACACACCGGCCCGAATGAAATTCTTGAAAAAAGATGTGACGGAAGGTAACGCAGTAGCTTCTATCATTGATCATGAAGCTTTATCGCGTCCGGATATCAGTTTCCGATTCTTGCGCGATGGAAAGGAAACGCTTCAGACACCGGGGGATGGAAAACTTAAAAATTCTATTTATGCCGTTTATGGAAGAGAATTTACTTCCGGATTGATTCCGGTGGAATATACGCTTGATCGGGTTCGTGTTTGGGGATTTATCGGGAAACCGACGGCTTCCAGACCAAATCGCAGTATGCAGAATTTCTTTTTAAATGGCCGCTACGTACGATCAAAAACAGCCATGGTTTCTTTGGAGCAGGCATTTAAAGGATCTATTATGGTTGGTAAGTTTCCAACTTGTGTGCTGCATATTGAAATGGACTGTTCTGCTGTTGATGTCAATGTGCATCCTTCTAAAATGGAGGTTCGTTTTTATCAGGAAAAACCGGTTTTCGATGCGGTTTATCATGCGGTGAAATCGGCTCTGAATGTAGGTGATAAGCCAAATGCATTAAAATTTTCACCGGTACAATCTGCAGCAAGTCAAATTGTACCGCCTTATCAACAGACTAAAACTGTTGAGCAGCTGCAGATTTCTCAAAAAGCAGCCCCGACTATCCTGCAGGACTCGAAGCAAAATTTCTTTTCTCAAGCTTTTTTAGATGACAACCGAGTTCCACTGCAAAAAGCTTCACAGGAGTCCGCCTTGCAGTCTTCTCTTCCCCCAAATGAATCTGTATCTTTTGGAAAGCCGCAGGAAGAGAAAATAAATGGAACGCATTCGGGGAATCTGGTGGAAAAAAGTCCTGCGCCACTAGTGCAAAAAGAAAAAGAGCAGCCGCAGTCTCCCCAGCAAACCTTAAAACTTGTGGGAGAAGCGTTCGGAACTTATATTATTCTCGAACGAGGGGGAGACGAGCTTTTATTAATTGATAAGCACGCGGCTCATGAGCGTATGATTTATGAAAAGCTTCGCCGAGAATCTGGAGAAATTCCGCAGCAAATGCTTTTACAGCCAATTCCCGTTGTGTTGGAAAAGAACGAATATGCGGCGGTCCTTGATCATCTGGATATGTTTGAAAAAGCCGGATTTGGGTTGGAGGACTTTGGTACCGGAACCGTTTTAATTCGAAGCGCACCGATTCTATTAATTGAAGATGCAGCCTCTGCAGTTATGGAGATGGCGGGATATCTTGCGCAAAATAAAACGGATATTTCAACCGAAAAGCAGGACTGGCTTTATCACAATGTTGCCTGTCGAGCGGCGGTCAAGGCGGGAGATGAGAGTTCGCCGATGGAACTTGCTGATTTGGCCCTGCGGCTGGAAAAGAATCCAGACATTCGCTATTGCCCGCATGGACGTCCGATTTCTATTGTTTTAAAGCGAAAAGATTTGGAACGTCAGTTTGGCAGAATCCAGTAA
- a CDS encoding Transporter translates to MDNASIEELVGIIICIIFSAFFSGTETAFSMVNRTKLKTMAADGNRRAKLAYSVVEDYDRLLSTILAGNNIVNILSASLAAVLFTRFFLDKGVTISTVVMTIVVLVFGEISPKSLAKENSMQIVLQSAPFLKFLMVLFTPINFLFMQWKRILTHLFKHKESDVMTQEELMTIVDEAQNDGGIDEHNGELIRSAIEFNDLDAGDILTPRVDVVAVEKETPLDEITDLFMNHGFSRIPVYEESIDNIIGMIHEKDYFRGLHTGMTSIEGIVKSVIYIGSGIHISDLLRQLQQSKTHMAVVVDEFGGTEGIITMEDILEELVGDIWDEHDVVVEYFKKIGEKRYAVDCSADLDDFFKFFQFPLSAENFDYVTVNGWVMEHLGKVPAIGDSFTYRENRITVTKTTSRHAVQVILQQPEKAEGGKKND, encoded by the coding sequence ATGGACAACGCAAGTATAGAAGAATTAGTTGGAATTATTATTTGTATTATATTTTCTGCATTTTTTTCCGGAACCGAAACGGCTTTTAGCATGGTAAACCGTACAAAGTTAAAAACAATGGCCGCAGACGGCAATCGCAGAGCAAAGTTGGCTTATTCGGTTGTAGAAGATTATGATCGACTTCTTTCTACTATTTTAGCCGGAAATAATATTGTTAATATTCTTTCCGCTTCTCTTGCTGCAGTTTTGTTTACTCGCTTTTTTTTAGATAAAGGAGTAACAATTTCAACGGTTGTTATGACGATTGTGGTGCTGGTCTTTGGTGAGATATCGCCGAAGAGTCTTGCAAAAGAAAATTCTATGCAAATCGTTTTGCAGTCGGCGCCTTTTTTAAAGTTTCTGATGGTCCTTTTTACCCCGATTAACTTTTTGTTTATGCAGTGGAAGCGGATTTTAACGCATCTTTTTAAGCATAAAGAATCCGATGTGATGACGCAGGAAGAATTGATGACGATTGTTGATGAAGCGCAGAATGATGGTGGGATCGATGAACATAATGGAGAATTAATTCGTTCTGCGATTGAATTTAACGATTTGGATGCAGGAGATATTTTGACGCCGCGTGTTGATGTGGTCGCGGTAGAAAAGGAAACTCCTCTGGATGAAATCACCGATTTATTTATGAATCATGGCTTTTCAAGAATTCCGGTCTATGAGGAGTCAATCGATAATATTATTGGTATGATTCATGAAAAAGATTATTTTAGAGGGCTTCATACCGGAATGACCTCGATTGAAGGCATCGTTAAAAGCGTTATTTATATTGGTTCCGGAATTCATATCAGTGACCTTTTGCGCCAGCTGCAGCAGTCAAAGACTCACATGGCTGTTGTAGTAGATGAATTTGGTGGGACAGAGGGTATCATTACGATGGAAGATATTTTGGAAGAATTGGTCGGAGATATTTGGGACGAACATGATGTTGTCGTTGAGTATTTCAAAAAAATTGGAGAGAAGCGTTATGCAGTGGACTGCAGTGCCGATCTGGATGACTTTTTTAAATTCTTCCAGTTCCCGCTTTCTGCAGAAAACTTTGATTATGTAACGGTCAATGGCTGGGTGATGGAGCATCTTGGCAAAGTTCCCGCGATTGGGGATAGTTTTACTTATCGGGAAAATCGTATTACCGTCACAAAGACAACTTCACGCCATGCAGTACAGGTTATTTTGCAGCAGCCTGAAAAGGCAGAAGGAGGCAAGAAAAATGATTGA
- a CDS encoding conserved protein of unknown function (Evidence 4 : Unknown function but conserved in other organisms), producing MEIIELTRELGRTIQEDPRYKTLRETSAACDKDEELQKMIGDFNLTRMNLSNMMNDPDQDQKKMQELNEQLTSVYEKVMQNEHMAAYNNANQELDLLLKRIKAILDQCAAGANPDTADYEENCTHNCSTCGGCH from the coding sequence ATGGAAATCATTGAACTTACAAGAGAACTTGGCCGTACTATTCAGGAAGATCCGCGCTACAAGACTTTGCGTGAAACAAGCGCTGCCTGCGATAAGGACGAGGAGCTTCAGAAGATGATTGGAGATTTCAATCTAACACGAATGAACCTGAGCAATATGATGAATGACCCGGATCAGGATCAGAAAAAGATGCAGGAACTTAATGAGCAGCTCACCTCTGTTTATGAAAAAGTGATGCAGAATGAGCATATGGCCGCGTACAATAACGCGAACCAAGAGCTCGATCTTCTTCTAAAACGAATTAAAGCAATTCTGGATCAGTGTGCAGCTGGTGCCAATCCGGACACTGCCGATTATGAAGAGAATTGTACTCACAACTGCTCCACCTGCGGTGGTTGTCACTAA
- a CDS encoding Glycosyltransferase family 2 protein encodes MIDAMTSIVFPVLNLEKEIEGILCREKEQTENLNTEFIIVDMGSSDRTILKALQLLSELHLRGSVVQNGKTTVSSALNTGIMRAGGTYITFLFARRLYKNYLPAYVKAAGEGTVDLVFGTMSQVEMNRLHQRKHPENLFGIECVRKILEDQLPIDISAIFLRKAFLLEQQIYLNDECSFGYSEEFLLRCFLSAGTIREAPVLLTRDRECELHREKQKNFGEMIFQRISAMERILEILETEHGNQKELIALFRQKKLPQTVINCVDILLREKLSHGAILTFLKKRGYYRYLKTGKYTPKNLQKQIFIWKRFPKLYRPQKQN; translated from the coding sequence ATGATTGATGCAATGACTTCGATTGTTTTTCCTGTATTGAATCTGGAAAAGGAAATTGAAGGGATTCTGTGCAGAGAAAAAGAGCAGACAGAAAATCTGAACACAGAATTTATTATTGTAGATATGGGATCCTCAGATCGAACGATTCTGAAAGCACTGCAGCTTTTATCGGAGCTTCATCTTCGCGGCAGTGTCGTTCAAAATGGAAAAACAACGGTTTCTTCTGCGCTGAATACTGGAATTATGAGAGCCGGCGGAACTTATATTACTTTTTTATTTGCCCGCAGACTTTATAAAAACTATCTTCCTGCATATGTTAAGGCCGCAGGAGAGGGAACAGTCGACTTGGTTTTTGGCACGATGTCACAAGTGGAAATGAATAGGCTCCATCAAAGAAAACATCCGGAGAATCTTTTTGGGATAGAGTGTGTAAGAAAAATCTTGGAAGATCAGCTTCCGATAGATATTTCAGCGATCTTTCTAAGAAAAGCATTTCTTTTGGAACAGCAGATTTATTTAAATGATGAGTGCAGTTTTGGTTATTCAGAAGAATTTTTATTACGTTGTTTCCTTTCGGCTGGAACGATTCGGGAAGCTCCGGTACTTTTAACTCGTGATCGTGAGTGTGAACTGCACAGGGAGAAGCAGAAAAATTTTGGAGAAATGATTTTTCAGAGAATTTCTGCTATGGAACGAATTTTAGAAATTTTGGAAACCGAACATGGCAATCAAAAAGAACTGATTGCACTGTTTCGTCAGAAAAAGCTTCCGCAGACCGTCATTAATTGTGTTGATATATTGCTGCGCGAGAAGCTTAGTCATGGAGCAATTCTTACCTTCTTGAAGAAGAGGGGGTATTATCGCTATTTAAAGACAGGAAAATATACGCCCAAAAATCTTCAAAAACAAATTTTTATATGGAAACGCTTTCCAAAATTATATCGTCCGCAAAAGCAGAATTAA
- the mutS gene encoding DNA mismatch repair recognition factor (Evidence 2a : Function from experimental evidences in other organisms; PubMedId : 15375129, 16269814, 23998896, 26343983; Product type f : factor): MADLSPMMQQYYQIKEQYPDAILFFRLGDFYEMFYDDAVLASKELDLTLTGRDCGQEERAPMCGVPFHSYEPYLAKLVAKGYKVAICEQMEDPALAKGLVKRSIIRVVTPGTVLESSMLDETKNNFISSVFVAKDQAGICFSDVSTGELYATHLEKPLEESIREEISRYSPKEVLLNSEAAKLKGLSSFLKERISSSVEVLEDDRYLPDIVTSKVLSQFHKENLDELKLQDQPEITAAIGALLSYLEETQRTGIERISQPEIYSGSQYMKLDLNSRRNLELLETMRNKEKRGSLLWVLDKTKTAMGKRLIRSWIEQPLLSPARISRRLNAVEELCKDSIFRGTLSEELEGIHDLERLMSRIVYGSANGRELRSLSNAAEKLPRIKKMLSDVHSDMLCDIYREIDPLDDIQALIDRAIVEEPPFSIREGGMIKPGFNEELDSLKNDMTNGHGVLAQIEAQEKEKNKIPKLKVGYNRVFGYYIEIPNAYKDMAPDHYIRKQTLTNCERFITPELKELEGRILGAHDKSVQLEYHLFDEVRSTVAAQIDRVQKTAEAIAKLDVLNSFAQVSCDHHYVRPIVNLDGKIILKESRHPVVEQLSDVPFVPNDANFDKKENRVAIITGPNMAGKSTYMRQVALIVLMAQIGCFVPASYAEIGITDAIYTRVGASDDLAAGQSTFMVEMAEVADILKHATSNSLLILDEIGRGTSTFDGMSIARAVLEFVADPKTLGAKALFATHYHELTELEELLPGVKNYNIACKKHGDDITFLRRIVRGGADDSYGIEVAKLAGVPNKIVRRAKEILKQINDGQMISLPASEKKKVQTKADDSMQLSLMPSEESKVMEKLKKLDVNTLTPIECMNELFELSRLAKDT, encoded by the coding sequence ATGGCCGATTTGTCGCCAATGATGCAGCAGTATTACCAGATTAAAGAACAGTATCCGGATGCAATCCTGTTTTTTCGTCTGGGAGATTTTTATGAGATGTTCTATGATGATGCCGTTTTGGCATCAAAAGAACTGGATCTGACTTTAACTGGACGGGACTGTGGGCAGGAAGAGCGCGCTCCGATGTGCGGAGTTCCTTTTCACAGCTATGAACCCTATCTTGCCAAATTGGTGGCAAAAGGATATAAAGTCGCAATCTGTGAGCAGATGGAAGATCCGGCATTGGCAAAAGGATTGGTTAAACGTTCCATTATTCGTGTCGTAACGCCTGGCACTGTATTAGAGAGCAGTATGTTGGATGAGACAAAGAATAATTTTATTTCCTCTGTGTTTGTTGCGAAAGATCAAGCAGGAATCTGTTTTTCGGATGTTTCTACTGGTGAGCTTTATGCAACTCATCTTGAAAAGCCTTTGGAGGAGTCTATTCGAGAGGAAATTTCCCGTTATAGTCCAAAAGAAGTCCTTTTAAATTCTGAAGCTGCCAAATTGAAGGGGTTATCTTCCTTTTTAAAAGAGAGAATTTCTTCCAGCGTCGAAGTGCTGGAAGATGATCGCTATCTTCCGGATATTGTGACATCCAAAGTTCTTAGCCAGTTTCATAAAGAAAATCTTGACGAATTAAAACTTCAGGATCAGCCGGAGATTACAGCAGCCATAGGTGCATTGCTTTCTTATTTGGAAGAGACGCAAAGAACGGGAATTGAGCGTATCTCGCAGCCGGAGATCTACAGCGGCAGCCAATATATGAAATTGGATCTCAATTCCAGAAGAAATCTGGAACTTTTGGAAACAATGCGGAATAAAGAAAAGCGCGGTTCTCTTTTGTGGGTGTTGGATAAGACGAAGACGGCAATGGGGAAACGTCTGATCCGCAGCTGGATCGAACAGCCTCTTTTGAGTCCTGCCAGAATCAGCCGCCGGTTAAATGCGGTTGAGGAGCTTTGTAAAGACTCCATTTTTAGGGGAACCCTTTCTGAAGAGCTAGAAGGTATTCATGACTTGGAACGGCTCATGAGCAGAATTGTTTACGGCAGTGCAAACGGCCGAGAACTGCGTTCTTTGTCGAATGCTGCGGAAAAGCTTCCTAGAATCAAAAAGATGCTTTCGGATGTTCATTCGGACATGCTCTGCGATATTTACCGCGAGATTGATCCGCTTGATGATATTCAGGCGCTGATCGACCGCGCAATTGTGGAAGAGCCTCCTTTTTCTATTCGGGAAGGCGGAATGATCAAACCCGGATTTAATGAAGAGCTGGACAGCCTTAAAAATGATATGACAAATGGGCATGGTGTCTTGGCTCAGATTGAGGCACAGGAGAAAGAGAAAAATAAGATTCCGAAATTAAAAGTAGGCTATAATCGGGTATTTGGTTATTATATTGAGATTCCAAATGCCTACAAGGATATGGCGCCTGATCACTATATTCGGAAACAGACGCTGACAAACTGTGAGCGTTTTATTACACCGGAGCTAAAAGAATTAGAAGGAAGAATTCTTGGCGCTCATGATAAAAGTGTACAGCTTGAGTATCATCTGTTTGACGAGGTTCGTTCGACGGTTGCAGCGCAGATAGATCGGGTTCAGAAAACGGCGGAAGCCATCGCAAAATTGGATGTACTTAATTCCTTTGCACAGGTTAGTTGTGATCATCATTATGTTCGTCCGATCGTAAACCTTGACGGCAAGATTATTCTGAAAGAAAGTCGTCATCCGGTTGTTGAGCAGCTTTCCGATGTTCCTTTTGTTCCCAATGATGCGAATTTTGACAAAAAAGAGAATCGAGTAGCCATTATAACGGGTCCCAATATGGCAGGAAAATCTACTTATATGCGGCAGGTGGCGCTGATCGTTTTGATGGCGCAGATCGGCTGTTTTGTGCCGGCTTCTTATGCAGAAATCGGCATTACGGATGCAATTTATACCAGAGTCGGTGCTTCGGATGACCTCGCTGCCGGTCAATCTACCTTTATGGTAGAGATGGCCGAAGTTGCGGATATTCTAAAGCATGCGACTTCCAACAGCCTTTTGATTTTGGATGAAATCGGAAGAGGGACTTCTACATTTGATGGAATGAGCATTGCAAGGGCGGTTTTGGAATTTGTAGCAGATCCCAAAACACTCGGGGCAAAAGCCTTATTTGCAACGCATTATCATGAATTAACGGAATTGGAAGAACTTTTGCCGGGCGTTAAAAATTATAATATTGCCTGCAAAAAACATGGAGACGATATTACTTTTTTGAGAAGAATTGTCCGCGGCGGTGCAGATGACAGCTATGGAATTGAAGTCGCGAAATTAGCGGGGGTGCCCAATAAGATTGTCCGCAGAGCAAAAGAAATCCTAAAGCAAATCAATGATGGTCAAATGATCTCATTGCCGGCTTCTGAAAAGAAAAAGGTGCAGACAAAAGCGGACGATTCCATGCAGTTGTCGCTGATGCCCTCTGAAGAATCAAAAGTGATGGAGAAACTCAAAAAGCTGGATGTCAATACGCTGACACCCATTGAGTGTATGAATGAACTTTTTGAGCTTTCAAGACTTGCAAAAGATACATAA